CTACCACCATCACCTCCGTGCCCCGCTTTGATATGGCGCATGAATTTTAGGTGATATAACGTCCATAGTCCTTCGTTACCGACAATATAGACATGACCTCCACGTCCACCATCTCCACCATCAGGACCTCCTTTTTCAATAAATTTTTCACGGTGTAAATGCGTAGAACCTCTTCCACCTTTTCCTGAGGCCACATAGATTTTTACGTAGTCTACAAAATTCCCTTCAGTCATCTTTTATTTTATTACCTTCTCTTTGTTTTTGTCTTTTTTATTCAAGAGATCGATTAAATCAAACGGTCAATTACGCCGCTTAATCTCGTTGTAATCTCTTCAACAGTTCCGATACCATCTACTGAATTATAACAGTTTTTCCCTGTATAATAGTCAATTAGTGGCGCTGTTTTTTCGTTGTATTCTTCGTAGCGACTTCTGATGATTTTCTCATCTTGGTCATCTGCTCTTCCGCTTGTCTTTCCTCTTTCTAGGATACGTTGTACTAAAACATCATCGTTTGCTTCTAATCCAACTGTTCCTACAAAACGAATATTTTTTTCTTTTAATAAAGCTTCTAATGCTTCTGCTTGTTGAATTGTACGTGGAAAACCATCAAATAAGAACCCTGCCTTATCCATGTTTTTTTCTACTTCATCTGCAAGCATATCAATTGTAATAGAATCTGGTACCAATTCTGCTCTATCCATAAAGACCTTGGCCTGTTTTCCTAATTCTGTTCCATTTTTTAGGTTATAACGAAACACATCTCCGGTAGAAATATGAGTTAAATTGTATTTTTCTTTAAGAAATTCTGCCTGTGTGCCTTTTCCTGCACCAGGTTTTCCAAATAAAACTATTGCAATCATGCTACTATACTTTATTTATGCTGTTACTGTTTATTACTCTTTAATTTGATAAATTTCCGGAATGTTTCTTCCGTGTTTATCATAATCCATCCCATACCCCACGATGAATTTATTTTCAATTTCAAAAGCGACATAATCTAGTTTAATGTCTTTGGTATAAGCTTCTGGCTTTAAGCACAACGTACAAATTCTAACTTCTTTTGGACGTTGTTGTTCAAAAAGTTTTTTTAGCGCTACTAATGTATTTCCGGTATCCACGATGTCTTCAATAATAATTACACGTCGATCCGTCACATCAATATCCAAACCTAAAAGTTGATTCACTTGATTGCTTGATTGAGTCCCGATGTATGAAGCCATCTTTACAAAACTCATCTCACAGCTGCCTTTATATTGCTTAACTAAATCCGAAACCACCATGAAAGATCCATTCAAAACACCAATGAAGATTGGTATTTCCCCATTCATATCACGCAAAATCTCATTTGCAATCTCCCCTAATCTTTCTTGAATCTGTTTTTCCGAAATAAAAGGAACAAAAGTCTTGTCTAAAACTTGAATTTCCATAAACAATTGAATTGATAATTTGCAAATATACAAAAAAGATACAGCACATTTATACTCCTTAACAGATGAATTCCAAACAAATTCATTTTGTTACGTGAGCTTGGTGAGGGGATGAAAAGGCGAAGTTGGTAAAATCGCATCAAGAACAAACCGCAAACCCGTAAACAAAAAAAACGTAGCGCTTTCTTCAAACGCTACGTCTAAAACAAACTAATTCAATCTAACTCTAAAACCAAAGCTAATAAGTTTTATTGTTAAGATTATTTTTTATACACCAGATCAAGGGTATATATTATCTTCTAATACGTTGTACCATGTTATATCGATTTCAAATATAAGTTAATTTTTTAACTAAACAAGTTTTGTTTTAAGTTTTTTTTCACACTCGTAAAACTCACGTATTAGAATTAAAAACAAGTTCGGTTTCAAAAAATAATAAAACAAATCAATAAAAGTTAAAACTACTACATTCTCCTAGCACAGGCCTTATCCCCCGTTACTCCGGCTTGTATTATCTTATCTCAAGCCTAAACCACTTTTTTTGGTTCTATTTTATGTACACCATTCGATTTAGTATATCTTTGCACAAACACAATTACAACAACACAATGAATTATTATTCAACTGATTTTCGCTTAGGAATATTAGGAGGCGGCCAACTAGGCAAAATGCTTTTATACGATACACGCAAATTTGACATTGCTACTTTCATATTAGATCCAAGTAAAGAAGCTCCGGCACAATTTGGTGCACACCAATTTTTTCAAGGAGATTTAATGGATTATGAAACGGTTTATCGCTTTGGAAAAAAAGTAGATGTTTTAACCATCGAAATTGAAGGCGTAAATCTAGAAGCATTGGATCAATTACAGCAAGAAGGTGTAAAAGTATATCCTGCTCCTGAGACCTTGCGTCTGATACAAAACAAAGGCAAGCAAAAAGATTTCTATACTTCACACCATATTCCTACCGCTCCTTATGTGCGTTTTACTTCTAAAGCAGATTTAGTTGCTGCAGTAAATCAGCAAACGGTATCTGTTCCTTTTGTGTGGAAATCGGCACAATTTGGGTATGATGGAAACGGAGTAAAAGTTGTTCGTTCTGTTGCAGATCTTACCGCATTACCAG
The window above is part of the Myroides odoratus DSM 2801 genome. Proteins encoded here:
- a CDS encoding adenylate kinase produces the protein MIAIVLFGKPGAGKGTQAEFLKEKYNLTHISTGDVFRYNLKNGTELGKQAKVFMDRAELVPDSITIDMLADEVEKNMDKAGFLFDGFPRTIQQAEALEALLKEKNIRFVGTVGLEANDDVLVQRILERGKTSGRADDQDEKIIRSRYEEYNEKTAPLIDYYTGKNCYNSVDGIGTVEEITTRLSGVIDRLI
- the hpt gene encoding hypoxanthine phosphoribosyltransferase — its product is MEIQVLDKTFVPFISEKQIQERLGEIANEILRDMNGEIPIFIGVLNGSFMVVSDLVKQYKGSCEMSFVKMASYIGTQSSNQVNQLLGLDIDVTDRRVIIIEDIVDTGNTLVALKKLFEQQRPKEVRICTLCLKPEAYTKDIKLDYVAFEIENKFIVGYGMDYDKHGRNIPEIYQIKE